GGCGAGAACCTTCTTCGCCTGCTTGAGACCAGGCTGGACAGCGTTTTGGCCAAAGGAGGCTTCGCCGCCGGGATAGCCCAGGCAAGGCAGCTTATCCGCCACGGGCACTACCTTGTGAACGGAAAGAAGGTGGACATCCCATCGTTCCGCGTCAAGAAGGGGGACGTTGTGGAGGTCCGGGAGAAAAGCAGGAACGTGGCGGCGATAATCGGCGCCATGGAAGCGGCCGGCGAGGGGCGGGCCCCGGAGTGGCTCGGCATGGACAGGGCCGCCATGAAGCTTAGTGTGCTGGATCTTCCGGCCAGGGAGCATGTGACGCTCCCGATACAGGAACAGCTTATAGTAGAGTTGTACTCTAAATAAATGATCGCGGCAAACGTAACCTTGAAGGAGGTTTAATGAAATCGGCTTGGCAAGGATTGGTTAAACCCAAAAAACTGGAGTGCGACCCGAAGACGCAAAGAGAAACCTATTCCCTCTTCGTCGCCGAGCCATTCGAGCGCGGATTCGGGATCACCATCGGCAACTCGTTGCGGCGCCACCTGCTCTCGACTATTCCGGGTGCGGCGGTGGTGGCGGTGAAGT
This DNA window, taken from Nitrospinota bacterium, encodes the following:
- the rpsD gene encoding 30S ribosomal protein S4, whose amino-acid sequence is MARYTGSSCRLCRREGTKLFLKGERCISKKCALERRNYPPGHAGQMRSKMKEYGVQLREKQKVRRIYGVLERQFRGYFAKADRAKGVTGENLLRLLETRLDSVLAKGGFAAGIAQARQLIRHGHYLVNGKKVDIPSFRVKKGDVVEVREKSRNVAAIIGAMEAAGEGRAPEWLGMDRAAMKLSVLDLPAREHVTLPIQEQLIVELYSK